Below is a genomic region from Streptantibioticus cattleyicolor NRRL 8057 = DSM 46488.
GGTCGGCGCCCATGATGTCGCGCTGGTAGCCGACGCCGTGGACCAGGTTGCGGATGGTGGTCTCGGAGCCGGTGAGGTTGGTGTTGGGCTCGTTGTAGGTGCCGCCCACGATCTCCACCCGGCCGGCCGCGATCAACTGCCGCAGGGTGGCCCGGTGTTCGGGGTGGACGTCCCAGAACGGCTTGAGGTAGTCGACCTCGGCGAGCACGAAGGTGTAGTCGGGGTCGGCGGCGGCCATCTCCAGGTGGGCGCGGACCAGGTTGAACCCGTTGCGTTCCCACACCGGCCGGGTGGTGCCGTCGTTGCCCTGGAGTTCCCAGGTGACGGTGTAGGCGGCCTGGGTGTTCCACCACACCGGGTCGTAGTGGAAGTGCGGGATCATGTACATGGTCCAGCCGGGTTCGGCGACCACGAGTTCGCCGGTGGCCCGTTCTCCGCCGGGCCGGACGCAGACCTCGACCGGGATCCGGGTGCCGACCGGGTGGTCCCCGGTGCCGACGGCGGCTTCGACGGTCACCTCGCCCTCGCCGGCGGGCAGCCGGGCCTCGCCGGTGACGCCGCGCCCGGTGACGGTGACCGTCCCGGGTTCGGCGAGCCGGCGGTCCACGGTGACCCGGACCACCTGGCGGGGGCGGTCCGCGGGGCCGGTGAAGCACTCGGTGGACGTCACGGAGCGGATGGCCGTCTCGGGCATGGTCAACCTTTCACGGCGCCCTCACCGACGCCCTTGAAGAAGTAACGCTGGACGGCGACGAAGAGCACCAGGATCGGCAGCAGGGCGATCATGGCGCCCGCCGCGATGGTGCGCGGATCGACCGAGAAGGTGCTCTGCAGATAGGCCAGGCCCACGGTGAGCGTGAGCTTGTCGGGGCTGTTGAGGACGAGCAGCGGCCACAGGAAGTCGTCCCAGGCGCCGATGAACGACAGGATGGCGATGACGCTGAGGGTGCCGCGGACCGCGGGCAGCCCGATGTGCCACAGCCGCTGCCAGGCGTTGGCGCCGTCGATGGCCGCCGCCGCGTCGAGTTCGGCGGGGATGGCCAGGAACGCGTTGCGCATCAGCAGGACGTTGAGGGCGCCGATCATGCCGGGCAGCGCCACCCCGAGCAGGCTGTCGGCGAGCCCGAGCCGGGTCACCGTCTGGTACTGCGAGATGATGGTGACCTCACCGGGCAGCACCAGGGTGGACAGGAAGAGCCCGTACACCAGCCGGCGCCCGCGGAACTCCAGCCGGGCCAGGGCGAACCCGGCGACCGAGGCGCCCACCACGTTGCCGCCCACCCCGAGCACGGCGACGACCAGCGAGTTGGCGGCGAAGTGCCACACCGGGATGGTGTGCGCCACCTTCTGGTAGTTGTGGAAGGTGGGGTGGGCGGGCAGGAAGCTCGGGTTGGTGGTGAAGACGTCCTCGGCCACGCTCTTCAGCGAGGTCGACAGCTCCCACAGCAGCGGTCCCACGGTGATGGCGAGCACCACCAGCAGCCCGGCGTAACGCGCGGTGATCCCGGCCGGGCCGAGCCGTCCGAAGGTACGCGAACGGCGCCGGGTGACGGGACGGGTGGCCGGCGCGGCCGGCGGGACGGCCTGGTCGCGGGTGATGGTCATGCGTCCGCCTTACGGTTGAGCCGGGCCAGCAGCAGCATCGGGGCGAGGGTGATGAGGAACAGGAGCACGCTGAGCGCGGAGGCGTGGCCGAGGCGGCCGTCGGCGCCGGCCGCGGAGTTCTGGATGAGCATCACCAAGGAGACGTCCTGTCCGCCGACCCCGCCGGTGCTGCCGCCGAGGATGTACAGCTCGGTGAAGACCCGCATCGCGGAGACCGCGACCAGCACCGAGACCAGCACCATGGTGCGGCGTACCCCGGGGACGGTCACCGACACCAGGCGGCGCAGCGGCCCGGCGCCGTCCACCGCCGCGGCCTCGTACAGGTCGCGGCTGACGTTGCCGAGCGCCGACAGGTAGACGATCATGTAGTAGCCGAGCCCCTTCCACACCGTGAGCGCGATGGCGCTGCCCAGCAGCAGCCACCGTCCGGTCAGGAACGGGATGGCGTGGTGCACCAGTCCGGCCTGCTGCGCCAGCCCGTTGACCAGCCCCCGGTCGTCCAGCAGCCACTGCCAGATCACCGCCACCACCACGGCGGAGGCGACCACCGGGAAGTAGAAGACGGTGCGGAAGAAGCCGATGAACGGCAGGTTGCGTTCGACCAGCAGGGCCAGCAGGAGCGGTACCACGGTCAGCAGCGGCACGCACACCACCATGTACAGCACGGTGTTGAGCACCGCGTCGTAGACCTGCGGGTCGTGCCAGATGGCGAGGTAGTTGGCGAGGCCGGTGAAGCGGCCACCGGTGAGGGTCCGTACGTTGGTGAACGACAGCACCCCGGTGTTGAGGGCCGGCCACAGGCCGAAGACCGCCAGCCAGACGAGCGCGGGCACGACCAGCAGCCAGGGGGTGTACCACCGGTGGTATCGCATCGTGGTTTCTCCTTGTCGCGGGGCCGGGTCCGGTACGGGGAAGGGCGCCGGACCCGGCCCGGGTCCGTCAGTCGGCGAGCAGCTGGTTGGCCCGGGCGACGGCGTTGTCCAGCGCCTGGCGTGAGGTCTCCTTGCCGGTAACCGCCTGCGCGATCTGCTGGGCGAGGTAGGTGTCCATGGCCGTGGACCACACCGGCGGGGTGAAGTCCACCGCCTTGCGCATGTCCTGGTAGTCGATGGCCGCCGCCTTCGCCTCCGGACCGCCGTTCCCGCCGGAGTACTTGGGGTCCTTGGCCGCCTCGGCGGTGCCCGGCACGAAGCCCGGGGCGTACGTGA
It encodes:
- a CDS encoding carbohydrate ABC transporter permease, whose product is MTITRDQAVPPAAPATRPVTRRRSRTFGRLGPAGITARYAGLLVVLAITVGPLLWELSTSLKSVAEDVFTTNPSFLPAHPTFHNYQKVAHTIPVWHFAANSLVVAVLGVGGNVVGASVAGFALARLEFRGRRLVYGLFLSTLVLPGEVTIISQYQTVTRLGLADSLLGVALPGMIGALNVLLMRNAFLAIPAELDAAAAIDGANAWQRLWHIGLPAVRGTLSVIAILSFIGAWDDFLWPLLVLNSPDKLTLTVGLAYLQSTFSVDPRTIAAGAMIALLPILVLFVAVQRYFFKGVGEGAVKG
- a CDS encoding carbohydrate ABC transporter permease encodes the protein MRYHRWYTPWLLVVPALVWLAVFGLWPALNTGVLSFTNVRTLTGGRFTGLANYLAIWHDPQVYDAVLNTVLYMVVCVPLLTVVPLLLALLVERNLPFIGFFRTVFYFPVVASAVVVAVIWQWLLDDRGLVNGLAQQAGLVHHAIPFLTGRWLLLGSAIALTVWKGLGYYMIVYLSALGNVSRDLYEAAAVDGAGPLRRLVSVTVPGVRRTMVLVSVLVAVSAMRVFTELYILGGSTGGVGGQDVSLVMLIQNSAAGADGRLGHASALSVLLFLITLAPMLLLARLNRKADA